The Pseudomonas sp. MPC6 nucleotide sequence TGAATCGTGATTGCTCAGACATGACAAACCTCCCGTGGGTTGACGAGCAGGTGGCGGCACCACTGTAACGACCAGGGGTTGCGACCTTGCCGCCCGATGTGCAGTCATTTCATAGCCATTCAATCCCTAAGTATTGACCATGATCAACCTCCCGTCCGTCAACCTGGCGCAGGCTGCGGTTCGTGCTGAACTCATGTGCACGCGCACACTTGGGAGAATTGCCATGGCAACCATGAAAGCCGCGATATTCGTTGAGAAAAACCGCATCGTGCTCGACGACAAGCCGATCCCTGAAGTCGGGCCGCTGGACGCGCTGATCCGCATCACCACCACCACTATCTGCGGCACCGACGTGCACATCCTGCGGGGTGAGTACCCCGTGGCCAAAGGGCTGACCATCGGTCATGAACCGGTGGGCATCATCGAGCGGCTCGGTTCTCAGGTGCGCGGCTTTGTCGAGGGGCAAAGGGTGATTGCCGGCGCCATCACCCCCAGCGGGCAAAGTTATGCCTGTCTCTGTGGCTGCGGCTCACAGGATGGCGCGGACACCCGCCACGGCTTCAAGGCAGCCGGCGGCTGGAAGTTCGGCAATACCATCGACGGTTGCCAGGCCGAATACGTGCTGGTGCCGGATGCGCTGGCCAACCTGTGCCCGATTCCCGACGGCCTGAGCGACGAACAGGTGCTGATGTGCCCGGACATCATGTCCACCGGTTTTTCCGGCGCGGAGCGGGGCGAGGTCAGCATCGGCGATACCGTTGCGGTTTTCGCTCTCGGGCCAATCGGCCTCTGTGCCGTGGCCGGTGCACGTCTCAAAGGGGCGACCACCATCATTGGCGTCGACGCCGTGCCCGAGCGGATGAGCGTAGCGCGACAGTTGGGCGCGACCCATGTGATCAACTTCAAGGACGGCGACGTGGTCGCGCAGATCATGGCCCTGACCGATGGTCGTGGCGTTGACGTGTCTATCGAAGCGCTGGGGACCCAGGGCACTTTCGAGTCCGCGCTGCGGGTGCTGCGCCCGGGTGGCCGGTTATCCAGCCTGGGGGTTTACTCCAGCGACCTGCGTATCCCGCTTGATGCCTTTGCCGCGGGCCTGGGGGATCTGAGCATCATCAGCACCCTGTGCCCCGGTGGCAAGGAGCGGATGCGGCGGCTGATGGCGGTGGTGGAAAGCGGCGGGGTGGATCTGTCGCCGCTGGTGACGCACAGGTTCAAGCTCGACGATATTGAAGCGGCCTATGAGCTGTTTGCGCATCAGCGGGATGGGGTGATGAAGGTGGCGATAACACCCTGAAGCCATCAAACACAACGCAAAACCCCTGTAGGAGCTGGCTTGCCAGCGAAGACGATCTGTCAGTCACATCAATGTTGAATGTGTGCGGTGCGGCGATCCGACAAGCCAGCGCCTACAGGGGGATTTGTGGGGGTTGTGGTAGCTAAACGACCTTGGCGCCGCGGGCTTTCAGCAGTTCGCGCAATACGGAGCGATGGCAGTGCGCCTCTTCCTCGCAATAACAGCCGACAGCCAGCGAGGTTTGATGGGAGAGGGCGGCCAACAGATCCAGCAATTGGCTTGGCGCCGGGTGGTTCATTTCAGCCTTGAACTTGCGCCGAAACGCCTCCCAGGCCTTTTCGTCCTCGGCGGCTTTGGCTTGTGCGACCAGTTCCGCACTGGGCGACAGCAGCGGTTGCCACACATCATAAAAATCCCGGCTGGCAAACTCAGCCTTTGGCACGCCCCGGGGCGGGCGGCGTACCGTGCCTATCCGCAGGCCTTCATCGGGCAGGCGCGGGGAGCCGAGCCGGACGATATGAATGGGCATGGCGGCCTACTTGTGCCGCGAGGTGTCAAACCATTCCATCGCCGTGCGCCAGATGCAGATCCCCAGGAAATAAGCCGACATCAGCAGCCAAAGACCCATCACCAGCGGGTTGATCACCGGGTGATTGACCACCAGCGACAAGCTGCACAACAGCCAGATGGCCGTCACCGCGATGTTGATCGGCATGAACCGGCGCACGCGGAACGGGTGCAGGAACTTCATCCGGGTCACGGTCAGCAGCGCCAGGCCGATGACGGTGAGCAGGGTGATCCACGGTGATGGGGCAATGATGTACAGGCAGAGGGCGACCACGTTCCAGGCGGCGGGGAAGCCCTGGAAGTAGTTGTCCTTGCTTTTCATGTTGACGTTGCAGAAGCAGAACAGCGACGAGACCAGAATCAGCGACACGGTCAACAGCAGCGTGTAGTCCGGCAACGGGATGTAGCGATAGATGAACAGCGCCGGGATAAACACATACGTCAGGTAGTCGATCACCAGGTCGAGGACCGAGCCGTCGAAGCTCGGCAGTACCGACTGGACATTGACCTTGCGCGCCAGCGCGCCGTCCAGCCCGTCGACGATCAGCGCGACGCCCAGCCACAGCAGGCAGTTGGCGGGTTGGTTTTCCAGCAGCGCGAGGGTCGCGAGGAAGGCGGTGACTACGCCCGTGGCGGTAAAACCATGGGCGCCCCATGCTTTGAGCCTGGCGATGTGTAGAGTCGAAATCACGGGGGCGTTCTCCAGAAAGTGCAGCAAGCCGGTCATCACCCACTCTATCGGGGGCGGCGGCAAACCTGGTCGGGTTGCAGGTATCGACCGGGAATCCGGGAATAAGGTTCACCACTCATGAATCTTAGCTGCGCCACACGAATATACCCCGGATAAATCCGGGGTACGGGTTGGAACCGGAGGCCGTCTGTCTGCGGACTAAAGGGCTGCCTCCGGATTGCGACCAAACACCCGGCTGTATTCGGCTTTGGCGGTCTGCTCGGTAAACTCTCCCGACCATTTGGACACTACCACCGTTGCCACGCTATTGCCGATTGTGTTGCAAGTCGCAATGGCCATGGACATGAAGCGGTAGACGCCAAACAGTAAAGCAAGGCCCTCGACAGGTAGCACCCCGATGGCGGTTACCGTAGCGGCAAACACCACGAAGCTGCCACCGGACACCGCTGCTGCACCTTTGGACGTCACCAGCATGATGGCGATGGTGCCCAGCTGTTGCTCCCAGCTCATCGGCACCCCATAGGCGTTGGCGATGAACAGCACGCACAGCGACATGTAGATCGAGGTGCCATCGAGGTTGAAGGCATAGCCGGTCGGCAATACCAGCCCGACGCTCTGCTTGGAGCAACCGAATTTTTCGAGCTTTTGCAGCAGTCGTGGCAGGGCGCTTTCCGAGGAAGCCGTGCCCAGGACGATGAAAATCTCATCCTTGATGTACTTCAGGAACCGCCACAGGCTGAACCCTGACAATCGGCAAACCACGCCCAATACCACGAAGATGAAGAACGCAATACAGACATAGAACATCAGCACCAGGTTGGCCAAGGACATCAGCACGGCAGTGCCATTGGCGCCTACGGCATAGGCCACGGAACCAAAGGCACCGAGCGGGGCGAACTTCATGATCAGGTTGATGAACTCGAAGAAGCACTCGGAGATGCGGCTCAGCCCGTCTTCAATGACACTGCGACGCTCGGGTTTCAGCGCGAGCAGGGCGAAGCCAAACAGCACCGAGATCACCAGCACTTGCAGCAATTGACCGCCCGCGAACGCGCCGACGAAGTTGTCCGGGAAAATCCCGTAGATGAAGTCCATGGTTGACGCCGGCGCATGGCCCTTGGCAACGGCGGAGCTGGCCGCTGCGGCAGTGGCACTGCTGGGGTGTGCGTCGTGCATGCCGGACCCGATGTTCAACAAATTGCCCCATAGCAGTCCGAGAGCCAGCGCGATGGTGGACACTACTTCGAAGTAGATCAGCGCGCGTAAACCGACTTTGCCGACCCGCTTGATATCACCCGCCGAGGCGATGCCATGGACCACGGTGAAAAACACCAGGGGCGCGACGGCAGTCTTGATCAGCTTGAGAAAGATATCGCCGAGGATCTTGAACTTGGCAGCCAGCTCCGGGGCCAGGAAGCCGAAGGCAATCCCCAGCACCATGGCGGCGATAACCTGAAACGTCAGATCCTTGTAGAAAGGTTTCTTGTTGAGGGTGGTCATGTCTGCGATCTCGTTGTTGTTATTGGCGAGTGGCGGGCAGAGGGGGCTCGATCATGGCGAGCCCCTTGAGGATCAGCGCTTGACTGAACCCTCTCGTGCCAGGGCGATATCGACCATCTGCGGGGCCAGTCCCAGGTAATTGGCCGGATCGGTCAGGCGCTTGAGCTCCTCGATATCCAGTTGCGCCGTGGCTTCGCCTTGAGCGAGCAAGGCGTCGAGCAGGCTGGTGCCTTCGTCGTTGGCCATGCGGCAGGCGGCATAGACCACGTCATGGGCCACCTGACGGCCCAGTGCCGGCGCGAGCCCCATCATCACAGCTTCAGCGACGATCAGGCCCTGGGTCATGTCGAGGTTTTTGCGCATGCGTTCGGTGCGCACTTCCAGCCCGGCGAGCATGAACTTTGCCTGACCGAGGGACGCGGCACTCAACGCGAAGGCTTCGGGAATGGCGATCCACTCGGCCTGCCATGGGCCGGTCGAACGCTCGAAGTCCTGGATCATGGCGTCGAGCATCAAGCCCGCGTGCTGGCGTACACCTTTGGCCGCGGCGTACATCAATTCGCAGGAAATCGGATTGCGTTTCTGCGGCATGGTGCTGCTGGCCCCCCGACCCTTGACGAAGGGTTCGTACACTTCGCCCAACTCGCTGGTCATCATCATCATCACATCCAATGCGATTTTGCCCAGGGAACCGGTGACCAGTCCGAGAAAGTTCAGGGTTTCGGCAAGACCGTCCCGGGCGACATGCCAAGTGGCTTGCGGTATGCCCAGTCCGAGCTCGGCCATCAAGGCTTCCTGGACTTCCAGGCCTTTGTCACCCAACGAAGCCAGCGTGCCCGCCGCACCGGCGAACTGGCCGACTTCCACCCGTGGGCGCAGCTCCACCAGGCGTTCGGCATGACGGTCGAACATGCTCAGCCAGACCGCGCATTTGTAGCCGAAGGTGATCGGCAGTGCGTGCTGCAGGTGAGTGCGGCCGGCCATCGGTGTATCGCGGTAGCGCTGGGCCAGGTCAGCGAGCAGACCTCGGACGGCCTGGATGTCGCGCTCGACGATCGCCAGCGCCGCGCGGACCTGCAGCACCACGGCGGTGTCCATGATGTCCTGGGTGGTGGCACCCCAATGGACATAGCGACCGGCTTCACCACAGGTTTTCGACAGTTGTTCCACCAGCGGCAGAATCGGGTAGCCGACGATTTCAGTTTCGTGCTGCATCAGCACCATGTCGAGCGAGGCGTAGGTCGCGAGTGCTGCGATCTGCTCGGCAGCGGCGGCAGGAATCACGCCGCAACGCGCTTCGGCCCGGGCCAGGGCCACTTCCACTTCGATGTAGCGTTCGATCAGGGCTTGGTCGGAAAACACGCCACGCATCTCGGCAGTGCCGAACATGTCGCGGAAGAGGGCGGAGTCGAAGACGGTGCTGGACATGAGGTATTCCCGAATATGTTTGTTATTGATCGGACATATTTAATATGTCCGTACATAATTCTTACGTGCTCGCTGATACACTGTCAACTCGGTAAATCCTCGGGACTGATGAAAGGTATGAACCAGACGCGCTATGCGGTCGTTGCAAAAGACTTGTTGGAGGGGATTTCCAGCGGGCGCTACCCGGTCGGGTCGCTGTTGCCCACCGAGTTCGAACTGTGCGAACTCTATGAAGTGAGCCGACACACGGTGCGCGCGGCCATTACTCAACTGCAGAATCAAGGCCTGGTTTCCCGGCGCAAAAGGGTCGGTACCCGCGTTGAAGCGTCCTCACCCAAGGGCGGCTATTCGCAATCTTTGGCCTCGGTGTCTGACCTGGTTCATCTGGCCGAAACCCAGGTCCGCAGCATCCAGAGCGTGCATCACTTTGTGGCCGACATTGCCTTGGCCAAACGACTGGGGCTGGAGCCCGGCGAGCATTATTTTTGCGTGTCGAGCATTAGGGTCGACCAGGAAAACCTGCGCGCACCGCTGTGCTGGACCGACGTTTACGCCCAGGACCTCTATTCAGAGGTGATCGAGTTGGCCGAGCAACATCCGGACGAGTTGATTGCCGCGCTGATCGAGCAACACTACGGTCGGCATATCGATGTGGTGGATCAGCAGGTCCGAGCGGTCCTGCTGACACCCGAGATTGCCAAGAGCCTGAATGCCGAAGCCGGCTCTCCCGGGTTGAACATCATTCGCCAGTACCGGGATGAGGAGGGTGCGTTAATGGTTGTGTCGGAAACGGTCCATCCCGAGGATCGATTTACCTTGGTCACGCAGATGAAAAGGGAACGAACTTCGGCTTAGCGTCGGGTTTGCAACCGGGGTTCGTGTCAGCCAAACGGTGGTGGCACATTTGCCTGCGAGGACTATCGTTGCCTGACTGGATCACTCCAACAAAGAGGATGCCGTCATGAACACCAGCGATCTGCTCGAACAACTACTGCGCGGTGCCGGCCAGAGTTCGACGCCGCAGCAGGGCGGCCGTAGTGCTTTGGCCCAGGGCGGGCTTGGCGACCTCGGCGGGTTGCTCGGCGGCCTGTTGGGCGGTGGCACCGGTTCCAGCGCTGGCGGCGGTGGGCTGGGTGGCTTGCTCGGTGGTTTGCTGGGCGGCGGCTCGTCCTTGGGCGGTACGACCCGGAGCCGGTCAGGCGGTGGCGCCAACTACGCCGCGCTGGCGTCGCTGGGAATGATGGCATTTCAAGCGTATCAGGCCTGGCAACGCAGCCAGGCCGCGGCACCGCAACAGGCACCGCGCACTGTAGACCTGCTGTCTGGCCCGGAAGTCGAGGACCACAGTAACGCGATCCTGCGGGCATTGATTGCGGCGGCCAAGGCCGATGGTCGGATCGATGATGCCGAGAAACAGATGATCAGCACCGAAATTGGCCGTCACACCGATGATCCGCAGTTGCAGCAATGGCTGGACGATGAAGTCGCGCGGCCGCTGGATGCCGCCGATGTGGCGCAGTCGGCCACGGATCCGGGCATGGCGGCGGAAATGTACCTGGCCAGTGTGATGCTGGTGGACGATCAGCACGACGCCGAGCGCAGTTACCTGGATGAACTGGCTGCGGCGCTGGGTATTGATCCGGATTTGCAGGTGCATCTGGAGCAACAGGCCAAGGGTGGCGTCGCCTGAAGGCACATCCTTGAACGCTTGGTTGGCTGCCAGGCCGCCTTCGCGAGCAAGCTCGCTCCCACAGTTGATCGCGCTGGCCGATACGACTCGGTTTCCTGCGGGAGCGAGCTTGCTCCGGGCGGCGTTCCGACGAAGAACGATAACGCGGTCTGTCTGTTACATAGCTGCAGATGGTTCCGGCACCAGAAACGTTACCCCATAACGCTCGGCCACCTCAAAAATCCGCGGTAGATCCTCCGGCACCTTGAGCTGATCCATCGCCGCAAAAAACTGTCCGCCCCGCGGATCGGACACCACGCCGATGATTTTCGCCGTGCTGCTGAGGTTCTTGTAGGCGTGGATGGTCCCCGCAGGGATATGCACATAGCCACCACTCGACACCGTGTTGGATGTGCCTTCGACCGTCACTTCCACCTGCCCGTCGATGACATAAAAAGCCTCATCCCAGGGATGAAAGTGCGGCGGCGGCCCTCCGCCTTGTACGCCTTGCTGGATATGCACTTCAAAGGGTTTGGACAAATCCCCGCCGGCGAGAATCGTGATTGCCTCACCCACGACGTTGACCGGCCTGGGGATGTTATCCGCCTCGATGACATGAACCGTGCGCATGATTGCTCTCCGAAGGATGGGTCCACACCCGTTGAGTATATTCACTCCAGTGCAAGCCAAGTGCCGCACCGGCAGCCGTCTGTCCGGGCTCTTTCAACGCCGATGGAATTTTTCTGCGCCGCGGTCGCTCTGCTGATGTAGAGACGTACTGATCCAGCGTCCTGCCACTGGCCTCAGACCGAGAGATTGCGCCATGACTGCCCTGACACGACTTGAATCCAAGCCTGCCCACGAACACGCGATTTCCAGCGCTGGCAGCATGAAGCAGATCTACGAACAGCTGTTGCTCAACGACGATGCCATGCAACGTCGCGCGCTCGCCCAGCGCTTTCTCGCCACGCAACTTCAGCAAGCGGCGGATTTGCCCGAGGACATGCCTGGGGACCTGTCGGCACTGCAAAACTTCGTCGAACAACACTGCATCGACGTCGCCCGCCAATACGCCGACTACCTGCAACAGCGCAAAGAGGGCGGGCCTCGGCAGTTCTTTTCCAGCAAGGCGCACGCGCTGTTTTTTCTGCAGGCGGTTGCCCCGACCAAACTGGTGGACGGCGCCTGGCTGTCCGGCCTGTTGCGGCACTGGCGCGACCCCCGCTTCGAGGGCTTGATCTGCACTTACCTGGAGGAGCTGGGCGAGGGCAATCCGGCGCAGAATCATGTGGTGATCTACCGTAAATTGCTCGCCGAGCATGGCTTGCAGGACAGCGGCGTGATCGCTGACCAGTATTACCTGCAAGGCGCGGTGCAGTTGGCGCTGGGTGAATGCAGCGATGGGTTTCTGCCCGAGGTGATCGGCTATAACCTCGGCTACGAGGTGCTGCCGCTGCACCTGCTGATCAGTGCTTATGAGCTCAGCGAACTGGGCATCGATCCGTATTACTTCACCCTGCACGTGACCATCGACAATGCCAGCACCGGCCATGCGCACAAGGCGGTGCAGTCGGTGTTGCAATTGCTGCCGATCGAAGGTGATCGCGAGGCGTTTTTGCGCCGGGTCGCATTGGGCTACCGGCTTAATGATCTGGGGCAGGGCAGCCGCGCGATTATCGAGTCCTTCGACCTGTACGGCGAAGTGCTGAGCATGCTCGAACGTAAACGTCCGTTCGGCCAGCACATGCATTCGGATTACTGTCGCTTCGAAGGCAAGACCGTCAACCAATGGCTGTCGGCGTCCGAGCAGTTGCCCGGCTTCCTCGCGGCACTGGAAAACAAGGGCTGGATCAAGCGTCACCAGGATCCGCAGGCCAGCCGCTTCTGGCAATTGATCGACGGTGACGGCGCGGCCATGTTCGGGGTATTCAGCCCCTATGAAAAACAGTTGCTGCATGACTGGATCGGCGGAAACTGGAGACCGGAGCATTCGCCGGCATCGGTTCGACGGGGCACTGGTGCCTCGGCCGAGCCACTGGTGCCCGGCAATGACCCGGATGTCGCGAGCCTGCAAGCCGCGCTGGAGGGGCTTGCCGCCCACGAGCAGATGCCGGTGCTGATCCCATGGCTGTCGGCCCACCGGCACTCCCACCCGGCTGGCCTGATGGCCACCCGACGTTTCATCGAACTCAAATCCAGCCTTCGATAGGGAGCCTGCGATGAATCAGGAAGAACGTCTGGGTGCTGCCGATCTGGCATTACTGCAGCTGGGGCGCCGCTTGCAGGCCGACGGCTATCGTTTCATCACGCCGACACCGCTGACCCACCAGCGAGTCAATGATCGCGCCTTCGGTCAAAGCGCCCGGACCCTGCGCGACATTTTTGGCTGGTCGCGGTCGTTCGAGCCCGGCCTGTTGTCGGTGGACGAACAACGTCAGTTGGAACTGGCGGGCGTCCTCGAGCAGAGCAACGGGCGGCTGAGAAGCCGGGTGCGCTGGTCCAGCCTGGACGACTTGCTGTTCGTGCATTCCGGGTTCCCCACCGATGCCGCCGACGCGGTGTTCTTCGGCCCCGACTCCTACCGTTTCGCCCAGTTGATACATGCCCATCTGCAACAGAACTTCGCCCCGATCAGGCGCGCGGTAGACATCGGTTGCGGCGCGGGGGTCGGAGCGATAGTGATTGCTCGCGCGCGGCGTGAAGCCGAGGTGCTGGCCGTCGATATCAACCCGATGGCGCTGCGTCTGACGGCGGTCAACGCGGTGCTCGCCGAAGTGGCCAACGTCAGCATCGAAGCCAGCGATGTGCTGCAGGATGTCGACGGCAACTTCGACCTGATCGTCGCCAATCCGCCTTACATGGCCGACCCCGCCGAGCGTGCCTACCGCCATGGCGGCGGGGCGCTTGGCGAACAGTTGTCGCTGCGCATCGTCGAGCAGGCCCTGTATCGTCTGGCCCCCGGCGGCTCGCTGGTGCTGTACACCGGCGTGGCGATGATCGATGGTTTTGACCCGTTTCTGTCTGCACTGACTCCGCGCCTGGAGTCGCCGCAGTTCGGCTGGACCTACCGCGAACTCGATCCCGACGTGTTCGGTGAAGAGTTGTTGACCCCCGGCTATCAGCGCGTGGAGCGGATTGCCGTGGTCGCCTTGATCGTCACCCGCATCGGCCCCGGCATCGGGGGCATCGTCACCTCGCCTGCAGGTGCGCCATGAACAGGAATCTGGACGATTACAACCGCATGCGCGACTTTTCGGCGACCTCGGAACCGGCCGCCAAGCGCTCCAGCAAAAAAAAGGCACAGGCGCATGCCCTGCAATTCTGCATCCAGAAGCATGACGCCTCGCGCCTGCATTACGACTTCCGCCTGGAACTCGACGGCGCCCTGAAAAGCTGGGCGGTGCCCAAGGGGCCATCACTGGACCCCAAGGTCAAGCGCCTGGCCGTCCACGTTGAAGACCATCCGCTGGACTACGCCACGTTCGAGGGCAGCATCCCCGAAGGACATTACGGCGCCGGTGACGTGATCGTGTGGGACCGTGGCGTCTGGATCCCCCAGGAGGATCCGGCCACGGCCTACGCCAAGGGCAAGCTCAAGTTCGAGCTGCAGGGCGAGAAGCTCGGCGGCCTGTGGAATCTGGTGCGCACGCACATGCCGGGCAAGCAGGAGCAATGGTTTCTGATCAAGCACCAGGACGGCGCGGCCAAACCCGAAAGCGAGTACGACGTGGTCGCCGCCGAACCCGACAGCGTGCTCAGCGAGCGCACCATCCTCGCCAAAAAGTCGAAGACTGCCGACAAACCCAAGCCCGTGAAGAAACCGGCCGCAGCGGCGCGCAAGGAAAAGGCGACGCCGTTGACCGGCGCCCGCAAAGCCAGACTGCCGGAACAGCTCAAGCCGGAACTGGCCACCCTGGTCGAGAAAGTCCCGGGCGGTGACTGGAGCTACGAGATCAAGTTCGACGGCTATCGGATCATGGCGCGCATCGACCACGACCAGGTCCAACTGTTTACGCGCAATGGTCACGACTGGACCCACAAGCTGCCGGGACAAGCCGAGGCGCTGGCTGCGCTGGGCCTTGAATCAGCCTGGCTCGACGGCGAAATGGTCGTGGCCAACGACCAGGGCGTGCCGGACTTCCAGGCCTTGCAGAATGCGTTCGATTCGGGCGGCAGCGGCGCCATTCTTTACTATCTGTTCGACATGCCTTACCTCAACGGCGTGGACCTGCGGGAAGTGCCTGTCGAGGAGCGCAGGGCCGCGCTGGCGACGGTACTCAAAGCCAATGAACACCCGCTGCTGCGGTTCTCCGACGCGTTCGGCGAAGAGCCGGAAGCCTTGCTCAACAGCGCCTGCCAAATGCGCATGGAAGGGCTGATCGGCAAGCGGCTGGGGTCGCCCTACGTGTCCCGGCGCAGCAGCGACTGGGTCAAGCTCAAGTGCAAGCATCGCCAGGAATTCGTGGTGGTCGGCTTCACCGATCCAAAAGGTTCGCGCAATGGCTTCGGTGCCTTGCTGCTGGGGCTGCATGACCGTGACAGTGGCGAATTGCGCTACGCAGGCAAGGTCGGCACCGGGTTCAACGAGACCACGCTCAAGCATATCCACGAGCAACTCAAACCCTTGCAGGTGAAAAAACCGTCCGTGGTCAATCCACCCACCGGCTTTGACGCCAAGGGTGTGCATTGGCTTAAACCGACGCTGCTGGCAGAGGTGGCCTTTGCCGAAATGACCAAGGAGGGCTCGGTGCGCCATGCGGTGTTCCATGGCCTGCGCGACGACAAACCTGCCAAAGACATTACCGAGGAGCGTCCGAAAGCCGTGAAGACCTCAACCTCGAAAACCGCTGCGGCGAAAACCGCTGCTAAAAAAACTGCTGCTGCAGACACCGCGGCGACGAAAACTGCGCCTAAAAAAACTGTTGCTGACAAAACTGCCGCTGAAAAAGAGAGCACTGCTGAAAAGCCCGCCACCAAAAAGAAAACCGCAGAACCTGCACCTTCACAAATCGGCCTGGGCAAGGGCAAGGTGCGCATCACCCACCCGGACCGGGTGATCGACGCCAGCAGCGGCACCACCAAAGTGCAACTGGCCGAGTATTACGCCAGCGTCGCCGAATGGATATTGCCCGAGCTCAAGGATCGGCCCGTGGCACTGGTGCGCGCCCCGGACGGCATCGCCGGCGAGCTGTTTTTCCAGAAGAACGCCGAGCGCCTGGCAATTCCGGGGATCACCACCCTGGACAAGGCCCTCACCGGCCAACCGGTGATGATCATCAACAACGCCGAAGCCCTGATCGGCGCGGTGCAGATGAGCACGGTGGAACTGCACACCTGGAACGCCACGTCGGACAACCTCGACAAACCCGACCGCTTCGTCCTCGACCTCGACCCGGACCCGGCGCTGCCCTGGAAAAGCATGGTCGAGGCGACTCAACTGACCCTTTCGGTGCTCGATGAACTGGGGCTCAAGGCATTCCTCAAGACCAGCGGCGGCAAGGGCATTCACCTGGTGGTGCCGCTGACCCGCAAGCTTGGCTGGGATGAGGTCAAGGACTTCAGTCATGCCATCGTCAGCCACATGGCCAACTTGCTGCCGGAGCGCTTCTCCGCGGTCTCCGGCCCGAAAAATCGGATCGGGCGGATCTTCATCGATTACCTGCGCAACGGACTGGGCGCCACCACCATCTGCGCCTACGCCGTGCGGACTCGCGAAGGATTGCCGGTGTCGGTGCCGATCTTTCGCGAGGAGGTGGGTGAACTCAAGGGTGGCAATCAGTGGAATGTGCACAACGTGCATGAGCGGCTGGCAGAGGTGGGCGATGAACCCTGGGCAGGCCTGAACAAAACCCGCCAGACCATCACCGCCGACATGCGGCGGCGGGTGGGAATGAAAAAGTAACAAGCCGTGCGACAGGTCGAACCCCGACACCCGGCCCCTGTAGGAGCCGGCGTACCAATTGGTTATGGTCAACGCCAGACCCTGTAGGAGCCGGCTTGCCGGCGAAGGCGTCTTCATATGCGCTGCATGGCTCCAGGCCGCCTTCGCTGGCAAGCCAGCTCTACACGATCCCCGGCGTACCGATTGGTTATGGTCAACGCCAGACCCTGTAGGAGCCGGCTTGCCGGCGAAGGCGTCTTCATATGCGCTGCATGGCTCCAGGCCGCCTTCGCTGGCAAGCCAGCTCCTACACGATCCCCGGCGTACCGGTTAATTATGGTCAACGCCAGACCCTGTAGGAGCCGGCTTGCCGGCGAAGGCGTCTTCATATGCGCTGCATGGCTCCAGGCCGCCTTCGCTGGCAAGCCAGCTCCTACACGATCCCCTGCG carries:
- a CDS encoding NAD(P)-dependent alcohol dehydrogenase, which translates into the protein MATMKAAIFVEKNRIVLDDKPIPEVGPLDALIRITTTTICGTDVHILRGEYPVAKGLTIGHEPVGIIERLGSQVRGFVEGQRVIAGAITPSGQSYACLCGCGSQDGADTRHGFKAAGGWKFGNTIDGCQAEYVLVPDALANLCPIPDGLSDEQVLMCPDIMSTGFSGAERGEVSIGDTVAVFALGPIGLCAVAGARLKGATTIIGVDAVPERMSVARQLGATHVINFKDGDVVAQIMALTDGRGVDVSIEALGTQGTFESALRVLRPGGRLSSLGVYSSDLRIPLDAFAAGLGDLSIISTLCPGGKERMRRLMAVVESGGVDLSPLVTHRFKLDDIEAAYELFAHQRDGVMKVAITP
- a CDS encoding DUF488 family protein, yielding MPIHIVRLGSPRLPDEGLRIGTVRRPPRGVPKAEFASRDFYDVWQPLLSPSAELVAQAKAAEDEKAWEAFRRKFKAEMNHPAPSQLLDLLAALSHQTSLAVGCYCEEEAHCHRSVLRELLKARGAKVV
- the pcsA gene encoding phosphatidylcholine synthase — encoded protein: MISTLHIARLKAWGAHGFTATGVVTAFLATLALLENQPANCLLWLGVALIVDGLDGALARKVNVQSVLPSFDGSVLDLVIDYLTYVFIPALFIYRYIPLPDYTLLLTVSLILVSSLFCFCNVNMKSKDNYFQGFPAAWNVVALCLYIIAPSPWITLLTVIGLALLTVTRMKFLHPFRVRRFMPINIAVTAIWLLCSLSLVVNHPVINPLVMGLWLLMSAYFLGICIWRTAMEWFDTSRHK
- the dctA gene encoding C4-dicarboxylate transporter DctA gives rise to the protein MTTLNKKPFYKDLTFQVIAAMVLGIAFGFLAPELAAKFKILGDIFLKLIKTAVAPLVFFTVVHGIASAGDIKRVGKVGLRALIYFEVVSTIALALGLLWGNLLNIGSGMHDAHPSSATAAAASSAVAKGHAPASTMDFIYGIFPDNFVGAFAGGQLLQVLVISVLFGFALLALKPERRSVIEDGLSRISECFFEFINLIMKFAPLGAFGSVAYAVGANGTAVLMSLANLVLMFYVCIAFFIFVVLGVVCRLSGFSLWRFLKYIKDEIFIVLGTASSESALPRLLQKLEKFGCSKQSVGLVLPTGYAFNLDGTSIYMSLCVLFIANAYGVPMSWEQQLGTIAIMLVTSKGAAAVSGGSFVVFAATVTAIGVLPVEGLALLFGVYRFMSMAIATCNTIGNSVATVVVSKWSGEFTEQTAKAEYSRVFGRNPEAAL
- a CDS encoding adenylosuccinate lyase family protein — its product is MSSTVFDSALFRDMFGTAEMRGVFSDQALIERYIEVEVALARAEARCGVIPAAAAEQIAALATYASLDMVLMQHETEIVGYPILPLVEQLSKTCGEAGRYVHWGATTQDIMDTAVVLQVRAALAIVERDIQAVRGLLADLAQRYRDTPMAGRTHLQHALPITFGYKCAVWLSMFDRHAERLVELRPRVEVGQFAGAAGTLASLGDKGLEVQEALMAELGLGIPQATWHVARDGLAETLNFLGLVTGSLGKIALDVMMMMTSELGEVYEPFVKGRGASSTMPQKRNPISCELMYAAAKGVRQHAGLMLDAMIQDFERSTGPWQAEWIAIPEAFALSAASLGQAKFMLAGLEVRTERMRKNLDMTQGLIVAEAVMMGLAPALGRQVAHDVVYAACRMANDEGTSLLDALLAQGEATAQLDIEELKRLTDPANYLGLAPQMVDIALAREGSVKR
- a CDS encoding GntR family transcriptional regulator; this encodes MNQTRYAVVAKDLLEGISSGRYPVGSLLPTEFELCELYEVSRHTVRAAITQLQNQGLVSRRKRVGTRVEASSPKGGYSQSLASVSDLVHLAETQVRSIQSVHHFVADIALAKRLGLEPGEHYFCVSSIRVDQENLRAPLCWTDVYAQDLYSEVIELAEQHPDELIAALIEQHYGRHIDVVDQQVRAVLLTPEIAKSLNAEAGSPGLNIIRQYRDEEGALMVVSETVHPEDRFTLVTQMKRERTSA
- a CDS encoding tellurite resistance TerB family protein codes for the protein MNTSDLLEQLLRGAGQSSTPQQGGRSALAQGGLGDLGGLLGGLLGGGTGSSAGGGGLGGLLGGLLGGGSSLGGTTRSRSGGGANYAALASLGMMAFQAYQAWQRSQAAAPQQAPRTVDLLSGPEVEDHSNAILRALIAAAKADGRIDDAEKQMISTEIGRHTDDPQLQQWLDDEVARPLDAADVAQSATDPGMAAEMYLASVMLVDDQHDAERSYLDELAAALGIDPDLQVHLEQQAKGGVA